The DNA sequence CCGAATTCATATCTCTCGCGGGAAAATCCATCAAGACCTGCATCGCCTGCATGGAATGCAGAAATGCACCGCGCTGTATCCTCGATGACGATTTCGATCCGATATTCAGGGCGATGGTCGATTCGGACGGGTTCATTGTGGGTTCACCGGTCTACTTCGGTTCGGCAACCGCCGAGCTCACCGCCCTGCTCGACCGTGCCGGTTATGTGGCCCGTCACAACGGCAATCTGTTCAGCCGCAAGGTAGGGGGCCCGATTGCGGTCGCCCGCCGTATCGGACAGAACTTCACCATTGCCCAGCTCCTCATGTGGTACATGATCAACGGCATGGTCGTTCCGGGGAGCACATACTGGAATATAGCCTTCGGCCGTGAAATGGGCGAAGTCCTGCAGGATGCGGAAGGTATCCGGACAATCCGCACCTTCGCCGAAAATATCGCCTGGCTGCTCGAAAAAATACACGGGTAAACTCGGCAACATGCATTACTGTTGAAGCACAAACCACAACCGGCATTCAAGAGGGCGGTGAAAAAGTATCTTTTCACACGTTCGATAGTGAAATGTATTGTTGCTGTCAAGGGTATGTAAATTGCCTGACAACCCCCCATTTTTTTAAGAACACTTTTTTCTATTATGTTACTTCCTTTGCGTGCCCAAAGGAAGTAACCAAGGAAAGGGCACCCCGTGAAAAGCCTTTTTCCACGGTCACTGCCCGTTTTTCGGGAATGTGTGAACTCACGAACCTTCGGTTCGCTCGGACAGCACCCATTCTTTTTCCGAAAACCGGTTGTGACCGCGGGGCTTTTCAATGGGTTTATTAATACACGGGCTTTAATGGTTTATATGCTATTTATAATCAATTCATTACAATACAATTCATCATGGTTTTCAGGGGATCGCCATCATGTAAACATGTTCCCGGATCATTAATCGGGAATCAGTACTTTATGCCGCCCCATGACAGCCTGTTTCCAGACATATGATGTTTTCACATGGCTTTTGATAATTATATGTTCTCAAACCACATCGATCACGGGTTATTGCAGTCAAACCGGTCACTCCATGTAAATTATGAATAAACAGGAAGCTTCAAGCGAAAAGGACATCATCCTCGATTCCATCACGGACGGGGTGTTTACGGTCGACAAGGAATGGCGAGTGACCTCCTTTAACCGTGCCGCGGAACTCATAACCGGCATTCCGAAAAAGGAAGCCATCGGCCAGCCCTGCAAGTATGTGTTCAGAGCATCCATCTGCGAGGAACGATGCGCGCTCCTCCACACCTCGGAAAGCGGGGAACCGGTCACCAACCTGCCCGTGTATTTTCTCCGGGCCGACGGGACAAAGGTTCCGGTGAGCATCTCGACCGCACTCCTCCGCAATTCCCAAGGAAAAGTCATCGGCGGAGTCGAAACGTTCCGCGACCTGAGCGCCGTGGAAGAGCTCAGGCGTAAACTGCGGAGCAGTTATACCTTTTCCGATATAGTCAGCCGCAATCACCGGATGAGAGAAATCTTCGACATCCTGCCTGTCATCGCCGAAAGCCCGGCCACTGTCCTCGTGGAAGGAGAAAGCGGCACCGGCAAGGAGCTTGTCTGCCGTGCAATCCATGACCTCAGTTCCCGGCGGAACGGCCCGTTTGTGGCGGTAAACTGCGCGGCCCTGCCGGACACGCTTCTCGAAAGCGAGCTTTTCGGATACAAAGCCGGGGCTTTCACCGATGCCCGTACCGACAAACCGGGGCGGTTCGCGCTCGCGGAAGGCGGCACCATACTGCTCGATGAAATCGGCGACATTTCGCCCGCCCTCCAGGTCAGGCTCCTCCGGCTCCTCCAGGAAAAGGTATATGAGCCGCTCGGATCGATAAAACCTGAAAAGGCCGATGTCCGTATCCTGACAGCCACCAACCGCAATCTTGAAGAGCTGGTGAAAAATGGCGCCTTCAGGAGCGATCTCTATTACCGCATCAATGTGATCAGGCTCTTTATCCCGCCGCTCAGGGAACGGAGGGACGATATCCCCCTGCTTGCGGAACATTTCATCGAACGCTTCAATACACTCCACTCGCGGGAAATCGAACGGATTTCGGATGCAGCCATGGCGGCTCTGCTGGAACACGATTATCCCGGCAATATACGGGAACTCGAAAACGCCATCGAGCATGCCTTTGTTCTCTGCGCAGGCACGGTAATTCTTCCCGAGCACCTGCCGCCGCAGTTCAGAAAAAAAACCGCAGTACCCTCTCTGACACAGGAATCCGGTTTTTCTCTGCGGGATATCGAGGCTCGCGCCATCACCGAAGCCCTCAGGTGTAACAACGGCAACAAAGCCTCAGCTGCCCGCGCGCTCGGAATCGGCCGGAAAACCCTCTACCGCAAGATAGAGGAATACGGTATCACCAGCGAAAGTCACGAAGAATAGAAAACTCCGTTCAGTATCATTATGATACACTTCTCAATCCAGATATGTATCGTTATAATACATATCACCTCCGTTTGTCTCACTTCTTTTCGCCTGCTCTCTTAGCATAATACAT is a window from the bacterium genome containing:
- a CDS encoding flavodoxin family protein — encoded protein: MKILAISGSPRVGGNTDSLLKLALEVFEEKGIETEFISLAGKSIKTCIACMECRNAPRCILDDDFDPIFRAMVDSDGFIVGSPVYFGSATAELTALLDRAGYVARHNGNLFSRKVGGPIAVARRIGQNFTIAQLLMWYMINGMVVPGSTYWNIAFGREMGEVLQDAEGIRTIRTFAENIAWLLEKIHG
- a CDS encoding sigma 54-interacting transcriptional regulator, encoding MNKQEASSEKDIILDSITDGVFTVDKEWRVTSFNRAAELITGIPKKEAIGQPCKYVFRASICEERCALLHTSESGEPVTNLPVYFLRADGTKVPVSISTALLRNSQGKVIGGVETFRDLSAVEELRRKLRSSYTFSDIVSRNHRMREIFDILPVIAESPATVLVEGESGTGKELVCRAIHDLSSRRNGPFVAVNCAALPDTLLESELFGYKAGAFTDARTDKPGRFALAEGGTILLDEIGDISPALQVRLLRLLQEKVYEPLGSIKPEKADVRILTATNRNLEELVKNGAFRSDLYYRINVIRLFIPPLRERRDDIPLLAEHFIERFNTLHSREIERISDAAMAALLEHDYPGNIRELENAIEHAFVLCAGTVILPEHLPPQFRKKTAVPSLTQESGFSLRDIEARAITEALRCNNGNKASAARALGIGRKTLYRKIEEYGITSESHEE